A DNA window from Streptomyces sp. B21-083 contains the following coding sequences:
- a CDS encoding glycosyltransferase 87 family protein, with translation MRLPRTDRERLLLVLALAVAVTVFTATVPLLRGWFDLRVYYGTVGTWVHHGGRIYDYRVPGTAYGFTYPPFAAVSMLPMALLGLRAAITAALLLNLASLGAVVWMAAGPVLRRYGWYGWALTGCALALFEPVRDTFSFGQVNLVLLALVLTDAWLLTTGRARWSGTGIGLAAAVKLTPALFVGLLLLAGRRRAAGVATAVAGAATALAAWVAPDASRYYWSEALWDTRRIGQLAYVSNQSLQGVLARLAAPGEPSRAVWLVVVAAVLGVWAWRARRAAVVGDWWGAFALTGLTACLVSPITWVHHLVWLLPSFAVLVRTGHARVAGALYAVLCTSVVWLWFDDASGVDGFVGGSAYVWVTLGLLLWLPVDAAGQTRFDPATRSTSDTAPAPSTAAPRIVKIAGQPGPLSDVTVAAAGTCVGPCAGLRTRTGACGPGCDTGLAASSEPTGSTRPAAPKPQSSSERASS, from the coding sequence GTGAGACTGCCCCGCACCGACCGGGAACGGCTCCTCCTGGTGCTCGCCCTCGCGGTCGCCGTGACCGTGTTCACGGCGACGGTGCCGCTGCTGCGCGGCTGGTTCGACCTGCGCGTCTACTACGGAACCGTCGGCACCTGGGTCCACCACGGCGGCCGGATCTACGACTACCGGGTGCCCGGCACGGCGTACGGCTTCACCTATCCGCCGTTCGCGGCGGTCAGCATGCTGCCGATGGCGCTGCTCGGGCTGCGCGCCGCGATCACCGCCGCACTGCTGCTCAACCTGGCGTCGCTCGGCGCCGTGGTGTGGATGGCCGCAGGACCGGTGCTGCGCCGGTACGGCTGGTACGGCTGGGCCCTGACCGGCTGCGCGCTGGCGCTGTTCGAGCCCGTGCGGGACACCTTCAGCTTCGGCCAGGTGAACCTCGTACTGCTGGCCCTCGTCCTGACCGACGCCTGGCTGCTGACGACCGGGCGGGCCCGCTGGTCGGGCACCGGGATCGGGCTCGCCGCCGCGGTCAAGCTGACGCCGGCCCTCTTCGTCGGCCTGCTGCTGCTCGCCGGGCGACGGCGGGCCGCCGGGGTCGCGACGGCCGTCGCCGGTGCGGCCACGGCGCTCGCGGCGTGGGTCGCGCCGGACGCCTCGCGCTACTACTGGAGCGAGGCGCTGTGGGACACCCGGCGCATCGGGCAACTGGCGTATGTGTCGAACCAGTCCCTCCAGGGTGTGCTGGCCCGGCTGGCCGCGCCGGGCGAACCCAGTCGTGCCGTCTGGCTGGTGGTGGTCGCGGCGGTCCTCGGGGTCTGGGCCTGGCGGGCGCGGCGGGCCGCCGTGGTGGGGGACTGGTGGGGCGCTTTCGCGCTCACCGGGCTGACCGCCTGCCTGGTCAGCCCGATCACCTGGGTGCACCATCTCGTCTGGCTGCTCCCGTCGTTCGCCGTCCTGGTGCGCACCGGGCACGCGCGCGTGGCGGGCGCGCTGTACGCGGTGCTGTGTACGAGCGTGGTGTGGCTGTGGTTCGACGACGCGTCCGGCGTCGACGGGTTCGTGGGCGGCAGCGCGTACGTCTGGGTCACGCTCGGGTTGCTGCTGTGGCTGCCGGTGGACGCTGCCGGTCAGACCCGCTTCGACCCGGCGACGCGCAGTACGAGCGACACCGCGCCGGCACCGAGCACGGCCGCGCCCAGGATCGTCAAGATCGCCGGCCAGCCCGGTCCGCTGTCGGACGTCACGGTGGCGGCGGCCGGCACCTGCGTCGGCCCCTGCGCCGGCCTCCGCACCCGCACCGGCGCCTGCGGGCCCGGCTGCGACACGGGCCTCGCGGCGTCCAGCGAACCGACGGGATCGACGCGTCCGGCGGCCCCGAAGCCCCAGTCGAGCAGCGAGCGGGCCTCCTCGTAG
- the mptB gene encoding polyprenol phosphomannose-dependent alpha 1,6 mannosyltransferase MptB, with amino-acid sequence MVPRGPLNSVRGAPLRGAGNCATSHRRARTRRTTPNHPPTGNTHAPARKASRSPPSTHPCHASQVLKAPATNLPRCQATGLIGTACLALGGETAGALPVRELIAPSTPRAALGLVGVYFGVVLLIAAWTLLGRLVRSANPPTVRSLMLVLAVWAAPLLLAPPLFSRDVYSYLAQGAMVDAHMDVYTHGPALLGGPLAAEVAPVWQQTGAPYGPLFLAVASGLSGLTRGEIPAGLFGMRLVALLGVALMAAALPRLARHNGADPAAALWLGALNPLVLLHLVAGAHNDAIMLGLLGVGLVAALGRWPILGAVLVTLAALVKAPALLGLAAVVALQMRAGRSPARAVLTTAGAAAATTVAVTALAGTGYGWIGALKTPVSPQNWALTSLLGRATAAALTELGSDLAPLAVPAWHLLGIAVTVLAIAVIWLRRPRLSPLYALGLSLAVVVVLGPAIRPWYALWALFLIAAAAPSTSPAVRHRLAAVTGVVALLALPSGAPAETEQLVLAVSGGALALVVLWQAHQAAQSPLRENTV; translated from the coding sequence GTGGTTCCAAGGGGACCTCTCAACTCCGTGAGAGGGGCGCCCCTCAGGGGCGCGGGGAACTGCGCGACAAGCCACCGCCGGGCCCGCACCCGACGAACAACCCCCAACCACCCACCCACCGGTAACACGCACGCCCCCGCCCGGAAGGCATCCCGTAGCCCCCCGTCCACCCACCCTTGCCACGCTTCCCAAGTGCTCAAGGCCCCCGCGACAAACCTCCCCCGCTGCCAGGCCACAGGCCTGATCGGCACCGCATGCCTGGCCCTCGGAGGCGAGACCGCCGGAGCCCTCCCCGTACGCGAACTCATCGCACCCTCCACCCCCCGCGCCGCACTGGGCCTGGTCGGCGTCTACTTCGGTGTCGTCCTCCTGATCGCCGCCTGGACCCTGCTCGGCAGACTGGTCCGCAGCGCGAACCCGCCCACCGTACGGTCCCTGATGCTCGTGCTCGCCGTCTGGGCGGCCCCGCTCCTCCTCGCCCCGCCCCTCTTCAGCCGCGACGTCTACAGCTACCTCGCCCAGGGCGCGATGGTCGACGCGCACATGGACGTGTACACGCACGGCCCCGCCCTGCTCGGCGGCCCGCTCGCCGCCGAGGTCGCCCCCGTGTGGCAGCAGACCGGCGCCCCCTACGGCCCGCTGTTCCTCGCCGTGGCGTCCGGGCTCTCCGGACTGACCCGGGGCGAGATCCCCGCCGGTCTGTTCGGCATGCGCCTGGTCGCGCTGCTCGGCGTGGCGCTGATGGCGGCGGCCCTGCCCCGCCTCGCCCGGCACAACGGCGCCGACCCGGCCGCCGCCCTCTGGCTCGGCGCCCTCAACCCGCTGGTCCTGCTGCACCTGGTGGCCGGCGCGCACAACGACGCGATCATGCTCGGGCTGCTCGGCGTCGGCCTGGTGGCGGCGCTGGGCCGGTGGCCGATCCTGGGCGCAGTACTCGTGACGCTGGCCGCCCTCGTCAAGGCACCCGCACTCCTCGGCCTCGCCGCTGTCGTGGCGCTCCAGATGCGTGCGGGTCGCAGCCCGGCGCGGGCGGTACTGACCACGGCGGGCGCGGCAGCCGCGACCACCGTCGCCGTCACCGCGCTGGCCGGCACCGGCTACGGCTGGATAGGCGCCCTGAAAACCCCGGTGTCACCCCAGAACTGGGCCCTCACCAGCCTCCTCGGCCGCGCCACGGCCGCCGCGCTCACGGAGCTCGGCAGCGATCTGGCACCGCTCGCCGTCCCGGCCTGGCACCTCCTCGGGATAGCGGTCACCGTCCTCGCCATCGCCGTCATCTGGCTGCGCCGCCCACGCCTCAGCCCGCTCTACGCGCTCGGCCTCAGCCTCGCCGTCGTGGTCGTCCTCGGCCCGGCGATCCGGCCCTGGTACGCCCTGTGGGCCCTGTTCCTCATCGCCGCCGCCGCGCCCAGCACCAGTCCGGCGGTACGCCACCGCCTCGCCGCCGTCACCGGAGTCGTCGCGCTCCTGGCACTGCCGAGCGGCGCGCCCGCCGAGACCGAGCAACTGGTCCTGGCCGTCTCCGGCGGCGCGCTGGCCCTCGTCGTCCTCTGGCAGGCCCACCAGGCGGCCCAATCACCCCTGCGGGAGAACACCGTATGA
- a CDS encoding glutaminase translates to MAIMASAPSPAPSPPTFQPVLERIAEEIGRTPGRGRPADYIPALAARDPRSFGMAVAELDGTVYGVGDWRQPFSAQSVTKVFTLALDLAREGDELWEHVGREPSGNPFNSLIQLEYENGIPRNPFINAGALVVTDRLHTRTGDAAGALLDFLRAESGNPGLTFDKEVAASEAGRGHRNAALAHFMASYGNIDNPVPDLLDQYFRQCSVEASCADLALATGFLARHGVRADGTRLLTRSQAKQINAIMLTCGTYDAAGDFAYRVGLPGKSGVGGGIIAVVPGRCTLCVWSPGLDERGNSVAGVTALDRFTTLTGVSVF, encoded by the coding sequence ATGGCGATCATGGCATCAGCTCCGTCGCCCGCACCCTCGCCCCCGACCTTCCAACCGGTCCTGGAACGCATCGCCGAGGAGATCGGACGCACCCCCGGCCGAGGACGCCCCGCCGACTACATCCCGGCGCTCGCGGCCCGCGACCCGCGCAGCTTCGGCATGGCCGTCGCCGAACTCGACGGCACGGTCTACGGGGTGGGGGACTGGCGGCAGCCGTTCTCCGCGCAGTCCGTCACCAAGGTGTTCACGCTCGCCCTCGACCTGGCCCGCGAGGGCGACGAACTCTGGGAGCACGTCGGCCGCGAACCCTCCGGCAACCCCTTCAACTCCCTGATCCAGCTGGAGTACGAGAACGGCATCCCGCGCAACCCGTTCATCAACGCGGGCGCCCTCGTCGTCACCGACCGCCTGCACACCCGTACCGGCGACGCGGCCGGAGCACTCCTCGACTTCCTGCGCGCGGAGTCCGGCAACCCCGGCCTCACCTTCGACAAGGAAGTCGCCGCCTCCGAGGCCGGACGCGGCCACCGCAACGCCGCCCTCGCCCACTTCATGGCGTCGTACGGCAACATCGACAACCCGGTCCCGGACCTGCTGGACCAGTACTTCCGCCAGTGCTCCGTCGAGGCGTCCTGTGCCGACCTCGCCCTCGCCACCGGCTTCCTGGCCCGGCACGGCGTCCGCGCCGACGGCACCCGCCTCCTGACCCGCAGCCAGGCCAAACAGATCAACGCCATCATGCTGACCTGCGGCACCTATGACGCCGCAGGCGACTTCGCCTACCGAGTGGGCCTCCCCGGCAAGAGCGGAGTCGGCGGCGGCATCATCGCCGTCGTCCCCGGCCGCTGCACGCTGTGCGTATGGAGCCCCGGACTGGACGAGCGAGGCAACTCGGTGGCAGGCGTGACAGCCCTGGACCGTTTCACGACACTGACGGGAGTATCGGTCTTCTGA
- the aspA gene encoding aspartate ammonia-lyase yields the protein MTGAATRSEHDLLGDRDVPTEAYWGVHTLRAIENFPITGMTISAYPHLIDALAAVKEAAALANEELGLLDPEKAAAIVEACREIRSGGLHDQFVVDVIQGGAGTSTNMNANEVVANRALELLGHAKGQYQYLHPNEDVNLGQSTNDVYPTAVKVATVFAVRELLKAMAVLQDSFARKAVEFRDVLKMGRTQLQDAVPMTLGQEFSAYAVMIEEDRSRLAEAALLIHEINLGATAIGTGLNAPAGYAESARRHLSAITGLPLVTAANLVEATQDCGAFVQMSGVLKRVAVKLSKSCNDLRLLSSGPRAGLGEINLPPVQAGSSIMPGKVNPVIPEVVNQVAFEVIGNDVTITMAAEAGQLQLNAFEPIILHSLSESITHLRAACLTLAERCVDGITANTEALRASVENSIGLVTALNPYIGYTAATDIAKEALVSGRGVAELVLEKGLLPAERLADLLRPEILAGNGAAR from the coding sequence ATGACCGGCGCAGCCACTCGCAGCGAACACGACCTGCTCGGCGACCGTGACGTTCCCACCGAGGCGTACTGGGGTGTCCACACCCTGCGCGCCATCGAGAACTTCCCCATCACCGGCATGACCATCTCCGCCTACCCGCATCTCATCGACGCCCTCGCCGCCGTAAAGGAGGCCGCCGCCCTCGCCAACGAGGAACTCGGCCTCCTCGATCCGGAGAAGGCCGCCGCGATAGTCGAGGCGTGCCGGGAGATCCGCAGTGGCGGGCTGCACGACCAGTTCGTGGTGGACGTGATCCAGGGCGGGGCGGGCACCTCGACGAACATGAACGCCAACGAGGTCGTCGCGAACCGGGCGTTGGAGCTGCTGGGCCACGCCAAGGGCCAGTACCAGTACCTGCACCCCAACGAGGACGTCAACCTCGGCCAGTCCACGAACGACGTCTACCCGACCGCCGTCAAGGTGGCGACAGTCTTCGCGGTGCGGGAACTGCTCAAGGCGATGGCCGTGCTCCAGGACTCCTTCGCCCGTAAGGCGGTCGAGTTCCGTGACGTGCTGAAGATGGGGCGTACACAGCTGCAGGACGCGGTGCCGATGACGCTCGGGCAGGAGTTCTCGGCGTACGCCGTGATGATCGAGGAGGACCGCAGCCGCCTCGCGGAGGCGGCCCTGCTGATCCACGAGATCAACCTCGGTGCCACCGCCATCGGCACGGGCCTCAACGCCCCCGCCGGATATGCCGAATCGGCCCGCCGCCACCTCTCCGCGATCACCGGACTGCCGCTCGTCACGGCCGCCAACCTGGTCGAAGCCACCCAGGACTGTGGGGCGTTCGTCCAGATGTCCGGTGTACTGAAGCGCGTCGCGGTCAAGCTCTCCAAGAGCTGCAACGACCTGCGCCTGCTGTCCTCCGGGCCGCGCGCCGGGCTCGGCGAGATCAACCTCCCGCCGGTGCAGGCCGGTTCGTCGATCATGCCCGGCAAGGTCAACCCGGTGATCCCCGAGGTCGTCAACCAGGTCGCCTTCGAGGTGATCGGCAACGACGTCACCATCACCATGGCCGCCGAGGCCGGACAGCTCCAGCTCAACGCCTTCGAGCCGATCATCCTGCACTCCCTGTCGGAGTCGATCACCCACCTGCGCGCCGCCTGCCTCACCCTCGCCGAGCGCTGTGTCGACGGCATCACCGCCAACACCGAGGCGCTGCGCGCGAGCGTGGAGAACTCCATCGGCCTGGTCACCGCCCTCAACCCCTACATCGGGTACACGGCCGCCACCGACATCGCCAAGGAGGCCCTCGTCAGCGGCCGGGGTGTCGCCGAACTCGTCCTGGAGAAGGGCCTGTTGCCCGCCGAGCGACTCGCGGACCTGCTCCGCCCCGAGATCCTGGCGGGCAACGGCGCGGCAAGGTAG
- a CDS encoding asparaginase, protein MYSSSLADAPAIREPLHAPVAHLVRGGVVEGIHYGSVVVLGADGQVELQMGDIEAAFYPRSALKPVQAVAMLRAGLPLDGELLSLTAASHSGEERHLAGSRRILELAGLAEDDLRNVPDLPFDPIVRDVWIREGRLPSRLAQNCSGKHAAMLYTCELNGWPLDSYLDPGHPLQQTIAEIVEDLTGQRIARVTVDGCGAPLFSISLHGLARAAARITTAAPDTPEALVADAMRDHAEMASGSGRDVAALMRAVPGLLSKDGFEGVQVAALPDGRAVAVKIADGANRARVPVTAAALGRAGVDPELLTEFEGEALLGGGREVGRVRPARALDPVPRR, encoded by the coding sequence ATGTACAGCAGTTCACTCGCGGACGCTCCCGCGATCCGCGAACCCCTTCACGCGCCCGTCGCGCACCTCGTGCGCGGCGGGGTCGTCGAGGGCATCCACTACGGTTCCGTCGTCGTCCTCGGCGCCGACGGCCAGGTGGAGCTGCAGATGGGCGACATCGAGGCGGCCTTCTATCCGCGCTCCGCCCTGAAGCCCGTCCAGGCGGTGGCCATGCTCAGGGCCGGTCTGCCCCTCGACGGCGAGCTGCTCTCCCTGACCGCCGCCAGCCACTCCGGCGAGGAACGCCACCTGGCCGGCTCCCGCCGCATCCTGGAGCTGGCCGGCCTCGCCGAGGACGACCTGCGCAACGTCCCGGACCTGCCGTTCGACCCGATCGTCCGCGACGTCTGGATACGCGAGGGCCGCCTGCCCTCCCGCCTCGCCCAGAACTGCTCCGGCAAGCACGCGGCCATGCTCTACACCTGCGAGCTCAACGGCTGGCCCCTCGACAGTTACCTCGATCCCGGCCACCCCCTCCAGCAGACGATCGCCGAGATCGTCGAGGATCTGACCGGCCAGCGCATCGCCCGGGTGACCGTCGACGGCTGCGGCGCACCCCTCTTCTCCATCTCCCTGCACGGCCTGGCCCGCGCCGCGGCCCGGATCACGACCGCCGCCCCGGACACCCCGGAGGCCCTGGTCGCCGACGCGATGCGCGACCACGCAGAGATGGCCTCCGGCTCGGGCCGTGACGTGGCCGCGCTGATGCGGGCCGTACCCGGGCTGCTCAGCAAGGACGGCTTCGAGGGCGTCCAGGTCGCCGCCCTCCCGGACGGCCGGGCCGTCGCGGTGAAGATCGCCGACGGCGCGAACCGGGCCCGCGTCCCGGTCACGGCGGCGGCACTCGGCCGCGCCGGCGTGGACCCGGAGCTGCTCACCGAGTTCGAGGGCGAGGCTCTGCTGGGCGGCGGCCGGGAGGTCGGGCGGGTCCGGCCGGCCCGCGCGCTCGATCCGGTACCGCGGCGGTAG
- a CDS encoding amino acid permease: MSEQSLQDGPANGTAQKKAVHVDAGDAGYSKSLKSRHVNMIAIGGAIGTGLFLGAGGRLADAGPSLFIAYAVCGVFAFLVVRALGELVLYRPSSGAFVSYAREFLGEKGAYTAGWMYFLNWATTGIADITAVALYTHYWGMFSDIPQWVIALIALAVVLTVNLISVRMFGELEFWFAIIKVSALVVFMLIGIFLLVTQHKVDGTTPGLSLITDNGGVFPNGLLPMLLIIQGVVFAYASVELVGVAAGETENPEKIMPKAINSIMWRVGLFYVGSVVLLAMLLPWNKYTSGESPFVTVLSNIGIPAAGGVMNLVVLTAAMSSLNSGLYSTGRILRSMAMAGSAPKFTGNMSRSQVPYGGILLTSGFCVLGVGLNYVVPADAFEIVLNFAAIGILATWGMIMVCHLVFWRKTENGELTRPSYRLPGSPWTELVTLAFLVSVLVLMYADGGAGRTTVLCLPLIAGVLVAGWYGVRGQVARKAAEATAASESPEAPGSTGSAGADA, translated from the coding sequence GTGAGCGAGCAATCCCTCCAGGACGGGCCGGCGAACGGTACGGCGCAGAAGAAGGCCGTACACGTGGACGCCGGCGACGCGGGCTACAGCAAGTCGCTGAAGTCACGGCACGTCAACATGATCGCCATCGGCGGAGCCATCGGCACCGGCCTGTTCCTCGGCGCCGGCGGCCGGCTGGCCGACGCCGGCCCGTCCCTCTTCATCGCCTACGCGGTCTGCGGCGTCTTCGCCTTCCTCGTCGTCCGGGCCCTGGGCGAACTCGTCCTGTACCGGCCCTCGTCCGGCGCGTTCGTGTCGTACGCCCGTGAGTTCCTGGGCGAGAAGGGCGCGTACACAGCGGGCTGGATGTACTTCCTGAACTGGGCCACCACCGGCATCGCCGACATCACCGCGGTCGCCCTCTACACCCACTACTGGGGCATGTTCTCCGACATCCCGCAGTGGGTGATCGCGCTGATCGCCCTGGCGGTCGTCCTCACCGTGAACCTGATCTCCGTGCGAATGTTCGGCGAACTGGAGTTCTGGTTCGCCATCATCAAGGTCAGCGCCCTCGTCGTCTTCATGCTGATCGGCATCTTCCTGCTGGTCACCCAGCACAAGGTCGACGGCACCACCCCCGGCCTGTCCCTGATCACCGACAACGGCGGCGTCTTCCCCAACGGCCTGCTGCCCATGCTGCTGATCATCCAGGGCGTCGTCTTCGCCTACGCCTCCGTCGAACTCGTCGGTGTCGCGGCGGGCGAGACCGAGAACCCCGAGAAGATCATGCCGAAGGCGATCAACTCGATCATGTGGCGGGTCGGCCTCTTCTACGTCGGCTCCGTCGTCCTCCTCGCGATGCTGCTGCCCTGGAACAAGTACACGTCGGGCGAGAGCCCCTTCGTGACCGTCCTGTCCAACATCGGTATCCCGGCGGCCGGCGGCGTGATGAACCTGGTCGTCCTCACCGCGGCCATGTCGTCCCTCAACTCGGGCCTGTACTCGACCGGTCGCATCCTGCGCTCGATGGCGATGGCCGGCTCCGCGCCGAAGTTCACCGGCAACATGAGCCGCAGCCAGGTCCCCTACGGCGGCATCCTGCTCACCAGCGGCTTCTGCGTCCTCGGTGTGGGCCTCAACTACGTCGTCCCCGCCGACGCGTTCGAGATCGTGCTGAACTTCGCCGCGATCGGCATCCTCGCCACCTGGGGCATGATCATGGTCTGCCACCTGGTGTTCTGGCGGAAGACCGAGAACGGCGAGCTGACCCGCCCGAGCTACCGCCTCCCCGGCTCCCCGTGGACCGAACTCGTGACGCTGGCCTTCCTCGTCTCCGTCCTCGTTCTGATGTACGCCGACGGCGGCGCCGGCCGCACCACCGTGCTGTGTCTCCCGCTGATCGCCGGGGTGCTCGTGGCGGGCTGGTACGGCGTCCGCGGCCAGGTGGCCCGCAAGGCCGCCGAAGCGACCGCGGCCTCCGAATCCCCCGAAGCGCCCGGATCCACCGGGTCGGCCGGAGCCGACGCGTGA
- a CDS encoding FadR/GntR family transcriptional regulator → MEAVLGHLRSAIERGDYAVGDKLPSEAELCRRLEVSRPVLREALRALQTMGLTVSRTGKGTFVVSSTVEDPTFGDYAASDLLEVRRHVEIPVAGYAALRRTPEDLDHLAHLLERMEHETDTTAWVAMDTLFHLAVAQAAQNPVFRRVIEEIRDALARQSAFLNELGGRREQSNREHRAIVEALIDRSEDDAVAAMSHHLDRVSTTLTDIVRAAHTDTPTGPSPEGGPEA, encoded by the coding sequence ATGGAAGCGGTCCTCGGTCATCTGCGCAGCGCCATCGAGCGCGGAGATTACGCCGTGGGGGACAAGCTCCCCTCCGAGGCCGAACTGTGCCGCCGCCTGGAGGTGAGCCGGCCCGTGCTGCGGGAGGCTCTGCGGGCCCTGCAGACCATGGGCCTGACCGTCTCCCGGACCGGCAAGGGCACCTTCGTGGTGTCCAGCACCGTCGAGGACCCCACCTTCGGCGACTACGCGGCGAGCGACCTCCTCGAAGTCCGCCGGCACGTCGAGATCCCGGTCGCCGGCTACGCGGCCCTGCGACGGACACCGGAGGACCTCGATCACCTCGCGCACCTGCTGGAGCGCATGGAGCACGAGACCGACACCACCGCGTGGGTCGCCATGGACACCCTCTTCCATCTGGCCGTGGCCCAGGCCGCCCAGAACCCGGTGTTCCGCCGGGTGATCGAGGAGATCCGGGACGCGCTGGCCCGTCAGTCGGCGTTCCTGAACGAGCTGGGCGGCCGGCGTGAGCAGTCCAACCGTGAGCACCGGGCGATCGTCGAGGCCTTGATCGACCGCAGCGAGGACGACGCGGTGGCGGCCATGTCCCACCACCTCGACCGGGTCTCGACGACCCTCACCGACATCGTGCGCGCCGCGCACACGGACACCCCCACAGGACCATCCCCGGAAGGCGGACCCGAGGCGTGA
- a CDS encoding undecaprenyl-diphosphate phosphatase, translating into MSAISVGQAVILGAVEGVTEFLPVSSTGHLKITEGLMNIPVDDNAVVGFSAVIQVGAIAAVFVYFFKDIVRIVSAWGRGLRNREERYHHDYKFAWWVIYATIPIVVVGLAAKPLIEGPLASLWVVAASLIVGSGVMWAADQMGRHKRGEDDTSFKDAMLVGSSQILALLFPGFSRSGATMSTALILDLDRVAATRLSFFLGIPALTGAGLYELKDALGAGVGVAPLAVGTVVSFVVAYGSIAWLLKFVAKHSFNAFVIYRIVVGLALFGLLGAGVLN; encoded by the coding sequence ATGAGCGCCATCTCCGTCGGTCAGGCCGTCATCCTGGGAGCCGTCGAGGGGGTGACCGAGTTCCTGCCGGTCTCCTCCACCGGCCACCTGAAGATCACCGAGGGGCTGATGAACATCCCCGTCGACGACAACGCGGTGGTCGGGTTCTCGGCCGTCATCCAGGTCGGCGCGATCGCCGCCGTGTTCGTGTACTTCTTCAAGGACATCGTCCGGATCGTCTCTGCCTGGGGGAGGGGTCTCAGGAACCGCGAGGAGCGTTACCACCACGACTACAAGTTCGCCTGGTGGGTCATCTACGCGACCATCCCGATCGTCGTCGTGGGTCTCGCCGCCAAGCCGCTGATCGAGGGCCCGCTGGCCTCGCTGTGGGTGGTCGCCGCCTCGCTGATCGTCGGAAGCGGCGTGATGTGGGCCGCGGACCAGATGGGCCGGCACAAGCGCGGTGAGGACGACACGTCGTTCAAGGACGCGATGCTGGTGGGCAGTTCACAGATCCTGGCCCTGCTGTTCCCCGGCTTCTCCCGCTCCGGCGCCACCATGTCGACGGCGCTGATCCTCGACCTCGACCGGGTCGCCGCCACCCGCCTCTCCTTCTTCCTCGGCATCCCCGCGCTGACCGGCGCCGGGCTCTACGAGCTGAAGGACGCCCTGGGCGCGGGAGTGGGGGTCGCACCGCTGGCCGTCGGCACGGTGGTGTCGTTCGTGGTCGCCTACGGCTCCATCGCCTGGCTGCTGAAGTTCGTCGCCAAGCACTCCTTCAACGCCTTCGTGATCTACCGGATCGTCGTGGGCCTGGCGCTCTTCGGGCTGCTGGGCGCGGGCGTACTGAACTGA
- the crcB gene encoding fluoride efflux transporter CrcB produces MNWLLVIAGGMVGAPLRYLTDRVVQSRHDTVFPWGTLAVNVTGCLILGLLTGAAPGPHLQLLLGTGLCGALTTYSTFSYETLRLAEDGAGLLAAANVMVSVLAGLGAAFAGVWVGGSL; encoded by the coding sequence GTGAACTGGCTGCTCGTGATAGCGGGCGGAATGGTCGGCGCGCCCCTCCGCTATCTCACCGACAGGGTGGTGCAGTCCCGCCACGACACGGTCTTCCCCTGGGGCACCCTCGCCGTCAACGTCACCGGCTGCCTGATCCTCGGCCTGCTCACCGGCGCCGCCCCGGGCCCCCACCTCCAACTGCTCCTGGGTACGGGCCTGTGCGGGGCGCTGACCACGTACTCGACCTTCTCCTACGAGACGCTGCGGCTGGCCGAGGACGGAGCCGGTCTCCTCGCCGCGGCCAACGTCATGGTGAGCGTGCTGGCCGGTCTGGGCGCCGCTTTCGCGGGCGTGTGGGTGGGTGGCTCGCTGTAG
- a CDS encoding DUF190 domain-containing protein, whose product MTRLTGSALRLTVLIGEHDTWHHKPLYSEIVHRARAVGLAGASVFRGIEGFGASSLIHTSRLLSLSEDLPVAIVIVDTEENVRSFLPQLDELVTEGLVILDDCEVIRYVGRTDGKPGEADAKGKNSL is encoded by the coding sequence ATGACCAGACTGACCGGCAGTGCCCTGCGCCTGACCGTCCTCATCGGCGAGCACGACACCTGGCACCACAAACCGCTCTACTCGGAGATCGTCCACCGTGCCCGAGCGGTCGGCCTCGCGGGCGCGAGCGTCTTCCGCGGCATCGAGGGCTTCGGCGCCTCTTCCCTCATCCACACCTCGCGCCTGCTCTCCCTCAGCGAGGACCTGCCGGTCGCGATCGTCATCGTCGACACCGAGGAGAACGTACGGTCCTTCCTGCCGCAGCTCGACGAACTCGTCACCGAGGGACTGGTCATCCTCGACGACTGCGAGGTCATCAGGTATGTCGGCCGGACCGACGGCAAACCGGGCGAAGCGGACGCGAAGGGTAAGAACTCGTTGTGA
- the crcB gene encoding fluoride efflux transporter CrcB, protein MTTPDLRTGTVAAPPRPSVLHGQAPVVAVVATGGAIGASARYAASLAWPAQTGGFPWTTFWINVVGCAVIGVFMVVITEIWAAHRLVRPFFGTGVLGGFTTFSTYAVDIQKLVDHGHPGTGLAYLAATLLAALTAVTLAATATRRVLKRRRR, encoded by the coding sequence ATGACAACCCCCGACCTCCGGACCGGGACCGTCGCCGCCCCACCGCGCCCTTCCGTTCTGCACGGTCAGGCGCCGGTCGTCGCGGTGGTCGCGACCGGCGGCGCGATCGGCGCCAGTGCCCGTTACGCGGCCTCGCTGGCCTGGCCCGCGCAGACCGGCGGATTCCCCTGGACCACCTTCTGGATCAACGTCGTCGGCTGTGCCGTGATCGGCGTGTTCATGGTCGTCATCACGGAGATCTGGGCCGCCCACCGCCTCGTACGCCCCTTCTTCGGCACCGGTGTGCTCGGCGGCTTCACCACCTTCTCGACGTACGCCGTCGACATCCAGAAGCTGGTCGACCACGGCCACCCCGGCACGGGGCTCGCCTACCTCGCCGCGACCCTGCTCGCGGCCCTCACCGCCGTGACGCTCGCGGCGACCGCGACCCGCCGGGTCCTGAAGCGGAGGCGACGATGA